A stretch of Phoenix dactylifera cultivar Barhee BC4 chromosome 16, palm_55x_up_171113_PBpolish2nd_filt_p, whole genome shotgun sequence DNA encodes these proteins:
- the LOC103715720 gene encoding umecyanin-like, translating to MKRRSMKARPILLLQMAVIAAFFAASLLATDHIVGDSIWTIPPSNDFYSNWSQNKSFNVGDSLVFRFEMGLYNVVQVSKREFDSCSAENPFRTILTGPVTIDLKEEGILYFICSFGNYCLLGQKLFVSVQRPPPPPPPAKSSSPTSS from the exons ATGAAACGAAGATCAATGAAAGCCAGGCCCATCCTTCTGCTTCAAATGGCTGTCATAGCTGCTTTCTTCGCTGCATCTTTGCTCGCCACTGACCACATTGTAGGGGACTCCATATGGACGATCCCTCCGAGCAATGATTTCTATAGCAACTGGTCTCAGAACAAATCTTTCAATGTTGGTGACTCACTAG TTTTTAGGTTCGAGATGGGACTCTACAATGTGGTGCAGGTTTCTAAGAGGGAGTTTGATAGCTGCAGTGCTGAGAACCCCTTCCGAACGATTCTTACAGGGCCAGTGACCATCGATCTCAAAGAAGAAGGCATCTTATACTTCATTTGTAGCTTTGGAAACTATTGTCTTCTAGGCCAAAAGCTCTTTGTCTCTGTCCAGaggccaccaccaccaccaccaccggcCAAGTCTTCTTCACCTACTAGCTCTTAG